CCTCTTCCTCCGCCAGCACGTGCAGCTCGATACCGAGCTCCACGGCGGGCGCGATCATCATGCGGGCAAGCTGCCCGCCACCGACGACTCCGACTCGCACTGTCATGCGTCCATCATCCCAAACCTGACCCCCCTCGTTCACTTGTCTCAAAGGGCGAGGTTCGCCCGCGCCAGGCCGCCATTCAAGACAAGGGAACGTGCGTCGCTAGGCGGGGAGGGGAGGCATCGGCGGCGTGCCGGGCGGCAGGGGCGGCTGCGCGTCGCGGTGCGCGAGGATCTGGTTCACCTCGACCTGATCCACGAGAGCTTCGTGGACGAGGCCGATGCTCGGGATGTTCCGCAGGCGCAGCGGCTCGTCGATGCCGTTCGTCAGGGTGAGCGTTCCTGCGCCCCACATCCGCTGGACGATGCCGCGGCGCACCTGGATCGAATAGCCGCGCACGTGCGTGAGTTCGCGCTTGCGGACTCCGAGGATGCCGGACCGCTCGATGACCCGCCGCGTCGTGATCGTGTAGACGTGGGACCACCACGCGAGGAACGGCAGGAGGACGAGCAGGAAGACGACGACGGCGGCTGCGGCGAGGAGCATCCAGTTCTCGAAAGGCGCAGGAAGGTTGCCGTAGAAGAAGCCCGTCGCGCCCGCCACGGCGATCAGCACGAGCGCTGACCAGAAGAGTCGGCGGGCGTGTCCGCGGAAGCGCGCGACACGCAACTCGGGCGTCGGCGCCCCGGGCGCCGGTGTCAGGGGGCGCCCGCCGTAGATCGGCTGCGTCATGGTTCCATCATGGCGTGGAGCGGTCTCCGGCGACGCGCGCCACGTCGTACTCAGCGCACGTGCACGACGTCGCCGGCAGAGACGGCGGTCTCGATCCCGAGGCTGTCGGCCACGACGAGGCGCCCGTCAGGGTCGATCCGCTGCGCTCGTCCCGCGAGCTGCGATCCGTCGGGGAGCAGGACGACGACGTCCTGACCGAGCGTCGCGCAGAGCGCCTCGACCTCGGCGACGATGCCGGCCTGCGCAGCGTTGCCAATCGCGTCCGCGAGCGCCGTCAGGTGCTCGTCGAGCGCCGTGAGGTAGTCGGCCAAGAGGCGATCCTCGTCGCACTCCAGGCCGACGGCGGCGAACGACGTCGCTGTCGTGACAGGGAGGTCGACGCGCGGCATCCGCGTATTGACTCCGGTGCCGACGACGATCGCATCGGGATCTCCGGGGAGGACTTCCGCGAGGATGCCGCAGATCTTGCCGCCGTCGACGAGCACGTCGTTCGGCCACTTGAGTCGGGCCGTGTGGCCGGTGCCGACCAATTGCGCAGCGATCGCACGCGTCATCGCGGCCCCCGCGACGAGCGGGATCCAGCCGCGAGCGGCGTACGGGATGCGCGGAACGAGCACGAGCGTCGACACGGCGAGCGCCTCGCCGGGAGGCGCCGTCCAGGTGCGGTCGAGACGCCCCCGCCCCGCGCGCTGGTCCATCGTGAGGACGAGTGACAGATGGGGCCACTCGTCGGGGAGCTCGGTGGCATGCCGCACGACGTCGGCGTTCGTCGAGTCCGTCGCCTCGACGACCTGGACACGCGGACTGATCGCTGCGGCGAGGGGATACCCCTCTTCGGGAATCGACATGCACGCCACGCTACCCGGATGGCGTCGCGGCACGCAGAGGTGCAGCGTGGCACACGGCACCGAACAGCGGATGACACGGCTCGTTGTGCGAACCCTCCAACCGCCTGGCGACCGGCGTCGATAGGGTGGAATCCGTGACCGACCAGCCCGATCTCTTCACGACCGCCGGCAAGATCGCCGATCTGCGCGCCCGATACCAGGAAGCCGTCCTCGATGCCGAGGCGGTCGCGCAGCAGAAGCAGCACGCGAAGGGCAAGGGCACGGCGCGCGAGCGCATCGAGTTGCTCGTCGACCCTGGCAGCTTCGTCGAGCTCGACGAATACGTGCGGCACCGCACGACCGCCTTCGGGATGGATCGCTCGCGCCCCTACGGCGACTCGGTCGTCACCGGCGTGGGAACGATCCACGGCCGGACGGTCGCGGTCTACGCCCAGGACTTCTCCACGTTCGGGGGTTCGCTCGGCGAGGTGGCCGGCGACAAGATCATCAAGGTCATGGAGTTCGCGATGCGCAGCGGCATCCCCATCGTGGGCATGCTCGACTCCGGTGGCGCGCGCATCCAGGAGGGCGTCGTCGCCCTCGGCAAGTACGGCGAGATCTTCCGCCTCAACACGGCGGCATCCGGTGTCATCCCTCAGATCTCGATCATCATGGGCCCCGCAGCCGGGGGCGCCGTCTACTCCCCCGCTCTCACCGACTTCGTCGTCATGGTCGACAAGACGAGCCAGATGTTCGTCACGGGTCCCGACGTCATCAAGACGGTCACGGGCGAAGACGTCGGCATGGAGGAACTCGGCGGAGCGCACACCCACAACACCCGGTCGGGCGTCGCCCATTACCTCGCCGAGGACGAGGACGACGCGATCGACTACGTGCGTACGCTTCTCGGCTTCCTCCCCGACAACAACATGTCGGAGATCCCTGCCTACGAGGCGGGTTTCGAGTTCGAGACGACGGATGCCGATCGTGCCCTCAACACCGTCATCCCCGACTCACCCAATCAGCCCTACGACATCCACGACGTCATCCGGCGGATCGTGGACTCGGAGGAGTTCCTCGAGGTCCAGCCGCTCTTCGCACCCAACATCGTCATCGGCTTCGGTCGCATCGAAGGACGCAGCGTCGGCATCATCGCCAATCAGCCGTCGCAGATGGCGGGAACCCTCAACATCGAGGCGGGCGAGAAGGCGAGCCGGTTCGTGCGCTTCTGCGACGCGTTCTCGATCCCGATCGTCACTCTCGTCGACGTGCCGGGCTACCTCCCCGGCACGGATCAGGAGTGGACGGGCGTGATCCGTCGCGGTGCCAAACTCCTCTACGCGTATGCCGAGGCGACCGTCCCCCTCGTGACGGTGATCCTGCGCAAGGCCTACGGCGGCGCCTACATCGTGATGGGGTCGAAGCAGCTCGGCGCCGACATCAATCTCGCGTGGCCGACGGCGGAGATCGCCGTCATGGGCGGTCAGGGCGCCGTCAACATCCTGTACCGCGGAGAGATCAAGAAGGCCGAAGAGGCCGGCGAAGACGTCGCCGCCGTCCGGCAGCGCCTCGCGAACGAGTACACGTACAACGTCGCCTCGCCCTTCCTCGCCGCGGAGCGGGGAGAGCTCGACGGCATCATCGAGCCCGCGCAGACGCGGGTCTCCATCGCGAAGGCCTTGCGCGCCCTGCGCGGCAAGCGCGCGGCGATGCCGCCGAAGAAGCATGGGAACATCCCGCTGTGAGCGCGGCTCAGGACGAGACCGTCGCCGTCGAGGTGCGTCGGGGCGACCCGACTCCGGAAGAGCTTGCGGCTCTCGTCGCCGTCGTCACCGAGGCATACGAGCGCGAGGCCGAGACGGCCGTGGTCGATGAGACGCGCAGGCCCTCCGCGTGGTCGCGCTCGCAGCGCGCACTCCGCACACCGCTGCGCCGTGACATCGGCTGGAGCCCCTGGGCTTGACACCACCGGCTTGACACCACCGGCCGGACGCCACCGGCCCGACATCACCGCGCTTGTCCCCCGAAATACCTACAGACAAACGTCGGCGGTGCGCCCAGACTGAGTCCGCTGGAACGCAATCTGCGCTCGGCTGACCTGTCGTCTTCGCAGACGACCCAGGCTCAGCTGCGCGAGCGGTTTTCGGGTAACTGCTCGCCTGGCGAGGGGCGGGCGGCTTCGCCGCCCCTCGCCTCCTTCTCTCGTTCGCTCCCCGACCCGGTATCCCCTCCCCCGCCGGGCCGGGGAGCGAGACGCACCCCGGTTACGGGTGCTGTATCTCCGACCACAGGTCGACGGCGTCCTCGTCGCTGAGTCCCTGATCCGAACCGGAGCGCCCCACGACCGTCACGGCGATGCTCTCGTGCGGCGATGTGCGGATGTAGAGGCGATCGGATGCCGCATTGCGCAGCGTTTCGGCGAGCTGATGGCGGATCACGGCGAGCGAGTCCTCGTCGAGGCCGTCGAGCCCTCCTTCATCGAGAACCGTGACGGATGCCCCGCGCCGGCGCGCACGCTCGAGTTCGGCCCGAACGTCGTCGTCGAGGAGCCGAGGCCCGCGGAGCTCGTCGCGCAGACGCCCTTCCGCCAGACGCGCCTCGAGCCGGTCGTCGACGTCGAGAAGTCCGCCCGTCGCGACGACCCGCGCGAGGACGGGCCCCGCCACCGCGAGCGCCTGCTGCACCTGGACGCGACGCTCGCGCTGACGCACGAGCTGCGACGCCTGCCAGGCCGACGCCGCGCGCTGCAGCTGGGCCAGCTGGGCCGTGTCCCTGGCAGCGCGGTCGAGGGAGTATCGGACCAGATTCGCGACGATGACCCACACGACCGATCCGACGAGACCCAGCGCGAGCGCGGGGCCGGGACCCATGAAGATCATCGATTCCACCGCCAGGATCGCCAGGCCGATCCATCCGATCCACGGTCTCCGCCGAACGACCACGACGACCATCAGCGCGCCGATCCCCCCGAGGTACCACGTCGCGAATGTCGCCGTGCGCCATTCTTCGCCGACGCCGATCGCGAGCGCGAGCGGAACGAGGGCGGCGTTTCCGAGGGCGAGAAGAGCGACCCACATGGGCAGCTTGTCGGATCGCTGGCCCGGCGCGTCGGGCGGACGAGCGTCAGGTCGTCGACGCGGACGCCAGAAGATGCACAGCAGCGTCGTGAACTGATAGAAGACGAAGGCCGCGTAGATGAGCGTCGGCTGGGGCACGGGCTCGGTGATGACGAGTGCGCGTGCCGACAGATACACCGTGAAGGCGGCCGCGAGAGCGGCGAGGATGTTCCGGACGCTCACGATGCATCCTCCTCAGGGCCCGCGACGACGTCACCCTCGGCCGCCGCAGGTGAGACGTCGCCATCGAAGGGTGCCGTGCGCCGTGCGGCAGCCGCGGGCCACTCCAGCACGACGACGGTTCCCGCCTTGCTGGAGCGGAGGTCGGCTGTGCCACCCACGGCAGCGACACGCGCGATGATCGAACCGCGGATGCCCAGGCGATCGTCGGGGACGCCGGCGAGGTCGAAGCCCTCGCCCGCATCGCGGACCTCGATGCGCACGCGGCGCTCATCGCCGTCGACGAGGATCGACAGGCCTCGCCCGCCCGCATGCTGAACGGCGTTCGCGATCGCCTGCGTGGCGGCGAGCACGAGCGCTCGTGCGACGCGTCCGGGCACCGAGGGCGCTTCGGGCGACACCTGCCGCTGAATCGCGACGTGGACACCGACCTCGCGGGCGGCAGCCTGGATGTCGTCCGCGACTCCGGCAGGGCTCCGCGGTGCGTCGCTCCCTTCCCGGGCGTCCTGCTCGGCATTGGCGAGCCGCGTGAGGGCTTCGCGAGCCATGCCGACGGCGAGCGTCCGGGCACGCGGGGTGTCGGCGCGCTCGGCTGCGATGAGCGCGGCGAGCACGCTGTCATGCATGAGCGCCGCGACGGCGACCCGCTCCTTCTCGGCAGCATCCGCCGCCGCTGCCCGCGCGTACGAGTCCACCGCCTGCGCGCGCGCTTCGTCGACACCCACCGCGATCGAGCGCAAGACCCAACCGAGCGACAGCAGGACGCCGCCGAGGATGAGCGCGAACGACACGTCCACGAGCACCGCGTACAGCACGGCTCCCTCGAAGCCGCCCTGCACGAGGCGGACGACTCCGAAGAGAAGAGGGGCGAGGACGGTCCAGACGATCTGGAGAGGCAGCGTGAAAGCGAGGACCGCCGCAAGGGTGGCGATGTTGACGAGGTACCAGATCCATGGCGCCTCCGTCGCCGGGAGCGTCGAGCCCACCGAGGCGAGAGGCCACACCGCGAGGCTCACGACGTACACCACCGCGAACGTCCCCGCTCCGAGCTTGACTCCGCGCCCGAGCAGGCATGTCGTGATCATGAGGATGAGCGTCCCGAAGACCGCGATGAGCAGGACGTCCTGCCAGCCGCGGAGCTCCTCCCGCTGACCCAACGCCGACACGAGCGCCTGCGCTCCGAGGATCGTCGAGCCGATCCCCGAGGAGACGGAGATGATCCTCTCGACACGCTGGCGTGTGAAGGCGCCGATCCCCGCGGTCGCCTCTCGCGAATGCGGGATGTGGCCCCACGCGTCGTCGATGATCGACGAGGGACCGCTCGCCATCACCGCGGGCGCCCCGCGGACGGGGCCGAGGGCGGCTGCTCGGGCGAATCCGCGAGGATCCCGTCCTCCATCGCGCGCCGGAGGAGGTCGACCTTCGTCGGCGCTGGACGCCCGACCTCGACGTACTTGATCCGCACGCGTGTGATGTTCTCTTTCGCCGTCGAGTACGCCACGCCCAGACGATCGGCGACGACCTTGAGGGGAAGTCCCGCCGCGTACAACCGCAGCACATCGCGTTCACGCGCAGACAGCTGCGCGTCGGCGAAAGCGCGATCCCCTTCGACGGCGCTGGCCCATTCGACATTGTTGAGGGGTTCACCGAGCGCGACCGTTCGGATCGCGGCGATGACGTCATCGATCCGAGACGACTTGCTCACGACGCCGGCTGCCCCTGCCGCGAGCGCCTCGCGGACGGCAGCGGGCCGGTCCGCAACCGAGTGGATGATGACGCTCGAGCCGTCACGGATGAGCTTCGTGACGTTCTCGGTGACGGTCGTGCCGTCGCCGAGAGTCAAGTCGAGCACGACGACGTCGGCGGGCGGCGCGGTGCTGAACGCCCGCCAGTTGAGGTATTCGGTGACGCTCGATCCCGAGAAGACGACGTCCTTCGTCGCGGCGCGTGCGCAAGCGGCCTCGAGGCCCAGCCGAACGGACTCGTGGTCGTCGATGAGTGCGACGCGCGTCATTGCACCCACTCTAGCCTCCGGCCCCCGCGCGTCGCAGGGTCGCGACGGCCTCGATGTGATGCGAGTGGGGGAAGAGATCCAGACCGTCGACGCGCACGGTCTCGTAGCCTTCCGCACGGAACGTCCCGAGGTCCCGGCCGACAGCGACGGGATCGCAGGCGACGTAGACGACGGTCTCGGGACCGAGGGCAGCGATCCCCCGCACGACGTCGCGTCCGGCGCCCGACCGCGGCGGATCGAGCAGGACCACGCCGCGGGAGATCCGCTCGCGCTCCGTGGCGGATGCCGCCTCCGCGAGCCGCGCGATCCAGCGGTCGACGCGATCGGTCTCGGCCCGCGCGCCGACCCACTCCGCGAGGTTCTCTCCGGCGTGCTCGGTCGCCCGCACGTCGGACTCGACCGACGTGATGCGCGCGGTCTGGCCTGCGAGCGAGGCGAGCGTCGCAGCGAAGAGCCCGACCCCGCCGTACAGGTCGAGGTGCAGGGCTTCG
This genomic stretch from Microbacterium sp. SLBN-146 harbors:
- a CDS encoding PH domain-containing protein produces the protein MTQPIYGGRPLTPAPGAPTPELRVARFRGHARRLFWSALVLIAVAGATGFFYGNLPAPFENWMLLAAAAVVVFLLVLLPFLAWWSHVYTITTRRVIERSGILGVRKRELTHVRGYSIQVRRGIVQRMWGAGTLTLTNGIDEPLRLRNIPSIGLVHEALVDQVEVNQILAHRDAQPPLPPGTPPMPPLPA
- a CDS encoding biotin--[acetyl-CoA-carboxylase] ligase gives rise to the protein MSIPEEGYPLAAAISPRVQVVEATDSTNADVVRHATELPDEWPHLSLVLTMDQRAGRGRLDRTWTAPPGEALAVSTLVLVPRIPYAARGWIPLVAGAAMTRAIAAQLVGTGHTARLKWPNDVLVDGGKICGILAEVLPGDPDAIVVGTGVNTRMPRVDLPVTTATSFAAVGLECDEDRLLADYLTALDEHLTALADAIGNAAQAGIVAEVEALCATLGQDVVVLLPDGSQLAGRAQRIDPDGRLVVADSLGIETAVSAGDVVHVR
- a CDS encoding acyl-CoA carboxylase subunit beta, whose translation is MTDQPDLFTTAGKIADLRARYQEAVLDAEAVAQQKQHAKGKGTARERIELLVDPGSFVELDEYVRHRTTAFGMDRSRPYGDSVVTGVGTIHGRTVAVYAQDFSTFGGSLGEVAGDKIIKVMEFAMRSGIPIVGMLDSGGARIQEGVVALGKYGEIFRLNTAASGVIPQISIIMGPAAGGAVYSPALTDFVVMVDKTSQMFVTGPDVIKTVTGEDVGMEELGGAHTHNTRSGVAHYLAEDEDDAIDYVRTLLGFLPDNNMSEIPAYEAGFEFETTDADRALNTVIPDSPNQPYDIHDVIRRIVDSEEFLEVQPLFAPNIVIGFGRIEGRSVGIIANQPSQMAGTLNIEAGEKASRFVRFCDAFSIPIVTLVDVPGYLPGTDQEWTGVIRRGAKLLYAYAEATVPLVTVILRKAYGGAYIVMGSKQLGADINLAWPTAEIAVMGGQGAVNILYRGEIKKAEEAGEDVAAVRQRLANEYTYNVASPFLAAERGELDGIIEPAQTRVSIAKALRALRGKRAAMPPKKHGNIPL
- a CDS encoding acyl-CoA carboxylase subunit epsilon, which gives rise to MSAAQDETVAVEVRRGDPTPEELAALVAVVTEAYEREAETAVVDETRRPSAWSRSQRALRTPLRRDIGWSPWA
- a CDS encoding sensor histidine kinase, whose product is MASGPSSIIDDAWGHIPHSREATAGIGAFTRQRVERIISVSSGIGSTILGAQALVSALGQREELRGWQDVLLIAVFGTLILMITTCLLGRGVKLGAGTFAVVYVVSLAVWPLASVGSTLPATEAPWIWYLVNIATLAAVLAFTLPLQIVWTVLAPLLFGVVRLVQGGFEGAVLYAVLVDVSFALILGGVLLSLGWVLRSIAVGVDEARAQAVDSYARAAAADAAEKERVAVAALMHDSVLAALIAAERADTPRARTLAVGMAREALTRLANAEQDAREGSDAPRSPAGVADDIQAAAREVGVHVAIQRQVSPEAPSVPGRVARALVLAATQAIANAVQHAGGRGLSILVDGDERRVRIEVRDAGEGFDLAGVPDDRLGIRGSIIARVAAVGGTADLRSSKAGTVVVLEWPAAAARRTAPFDGDVSPAAAEGDVVAGPEEDAS
- a CDS encoding response regulator; its protein translation is MTRVALIDDHESVRLGLEAACARAATKDVVFSGSSVTEYLNWRAFSTAPPADVVVLDLTLGDGTTVTENVTKLIRDGSSVIIHSVADRPAAVREALAAGAAGVVSKSSRIDDVIAAIRTVALGEPLNNVEWASAVEGDRAFADAQLSARERDVLRLYAAGLPLKVVADRLGVAYSTAKENITRVRIKYVEVGRPAPTKVDLLRRAMEDGILADSPEQPPSAPSAGRPR